In the Artemia franciscana chromosome 1, ASM3288406v1, whole genome shotgun sequence genome, one interval contains:
- the LOC136039560 gene encoding DNA (cytosine-5)-methyltransferase 3A-like has translation MNKDKQKSAGLEKQEDGRFSVAPTQPRETFNYNDLVWIQKPDLPWWPGFICDSKFLGKVNQSCNRFVLWLGDACISQENIKGLRLFKPWYDKLYSKDSNYSYMRGVVDALKIQAAQFGVSEMDDDDLFDWAESGFPSEQESNTEQLPEFLVSLLTSLKGEKITETRNYSSRLKKSKDGYDSDEDFKEDIDESTMKLVQRLITGEIKMGTVCLVCQKTGCIDLETHPIFDGGLCFSCRDIFLTTEFAIDAETGIHLYCQLCCSPGYLLYCKNVCCRKACCEYCLRVLCDVDPNESCLNKNPGLCLVCSEYSKETHGMLKKRQDWQARLNSFFHPGEELFLDVVRCKPKPIKVLCCYDSQNIGRLALEQFKTLIDYDFYHLNHSHLPNLVSYDLILAVVDEENIVSDAGGRTVDESAATLADFIRLHFELNKDKCFALLQVITTQVDTSRMMTRFLERYPIIIKNPVLPKSSFFLWTNIPSSDKIFKPFAVNEAIIWEEQTVPSKVLKKKMYRTEAPNFANPKRNGELPDYLLKEGYITSVVHALLCAILSI, from the exons ATGAATAAAGACAAACAGAAGAGCGCTGGGTTAGAAAAACAG GAGGATGGGAGATTTTCGGTCGCACCTACGCAACCACGGGAAACTTTCAACTACAACGACTTAGTGTGGATACAAAAGCCAGATCTCCCATGGTGGCCAGGTTTCATATGTGATTCCAAATTTCTGGGAAAAGTAAACCAGTCTTGTAACAGATTTGTCTTGTGGCTTGGTGATGCATGCATATCTcaagaaaatataaaaggaCTTCGGCTTTTCAAGCCTTGGTACGATAAACTATATTCAAAGGATAGTAACTATAGTTACATGAGAGGTGTAGTGGATGCTCTTAAAATTCAAGCAGCGCAATTTGGTGTGAGTGAAATGGATGACGATGATTTGTTCGATTGGGCTGAAAGTGGGTTTCCTTCCGAGCAAGAAAGTAACACTGAACAACTGCCTGAATTCTTGGTATCATTACTCACCTCGCTCAAAGGGGAAAAAATTACAGAGACTAGAAATTATTCTTCTCGGCTTAAGAAATCCAAAGATGGCTATGATAGTGATGAGGATTTTAAGGAAGATATAGACGAGTCCACTATGAAGTTGGTGCAACGATTAATCACAGGAGAAATTAAAATGGGAACTGTTTGCCTAGTCTGCCAAAAAACAGGCTGTATTGACTTGGAAACTCACCCAATTTTTGATGGCGGACTTTGCTTTTCATGTCGTGATATCTTTCTAACGACTGAGTTTGCAATTGACGCGGAAACTGGTATCCACTTGTACTGCCAGTTATGCTGTTCTCCAGGATACTTGCTTTACTGTAAAAATGTGTGCTGTAGAAAAGCTTGTTGTGAGTACTGTCTAAGAGTTTTGTGCGATGTAGACCCCAATGAGTCGTGTCTTAACAAAAATCCAGGGCTTTGCCTTGTCTGCTCCGAATACTCAAAGGAAACCCATGGTATGCTAAAGAAAAGGCAAGACTGGCAAGCTCGTCTTAACTCCTTCTTTCATCCTGGTGAAGAGCTATTTTTGGATGTAGTTAGGTGCAAGCCAAAACCAATCAAAGTACTTTGCTGTTATGATTCACAAAACATAGGGAGGCTAGCCCTAGAACAGTTTAAAACATTGATTGATTACGACTTTTATCACCTGAATCATTCTCATTTGCCAAATCTTGTCAGCTATGACCTAATTTTAGCTGTTGTAGACGAAGAGAACATAGTCTCTGATGCTGGTGGAAGAACAGTTGATGAAAGTGCAGCAACACTTGCAGATTTCATCCGTCTTCATTTTGAGCTGAATAAGGACAAATGCTTTGCTCTTTTACAAGTAATAACAACACAAGTAGATACTTCACGCATGATGACAAGGTTTCTGGAACGCTATCCAATTATAATAAAGAATCCAGTATTGCCCAAATCTTCTTTCTTCTTATGGACAAATATTCCGAGCTcggacaaaattttcaaaccgTTTGCGGTTAATGAGGCAATCATATGGGAGGAACAAACAGTACCTTCTAAagtcctaaaaaagaaaatgtaccGTACTGAAGCACCTAATTTTGCAAATCCTAAACGTAATGGTGAGCTACCAGATTACTTGTTAAAGGAAGGGTATATTACTTCAGTCGTTCATGCACTACTATGTGCAATATTGAGCATTTAG